One part of the Ornithorhynchus anatinus isolate Pmale09 chromosome 21, mOrnAna1.pri.v4, whole genome shotgun sequence genome encodes these proteins:
- the RPRD1B gene encoding regulation of nuclear pre-mRNA domain-containing protein 1B isoform X1 — MSSFSESALEKKLSELSNSQQSVQTLSLWLIHHRKHAGPIVAVWHRELRKAKSSRKLTFLYLANDVIQNSKRKGPEFTREFESVLVDAFSHVAREADEGCKKPLERLLSIWQERSVYGGEFIHQLKLSMEDSGSPPPSKAADEKKSLKRTFQQIQEEEEDEDYPGSYSPQDPSGGPLLTEELIKALQDLENAASGDATVRQKIASLPQEVQDVSLLEKITDKEAAERLSKTVDEACLLLAEYNGRLAAELEDRRQLARMLVEYTQNQKDVLADKEKKLEEYKQKLARVTQVRKELKSHIQSLPDLSLLPNVTGGLAPLPSAGDLFSTD, encoded by the exons ATGTCGTCGTTCTCGGAATCGGCGCTGGAGAAGAAGCTGTCGGAGCTGAGCAACTCTCAGCAGAGCGTGCAGACCCTGTCCCTGTGGCTCATCCACCACCGCAAGCACGCCGGGCCCATCGTCGCCGTCTGGCACCGCGAGCTCCGGAAAG CCAAGTCGAGCCGGAAGCTGACCTTCCTCTACCTGGCCAACGATGTCATCCAGAACAGCAAGCGGAAGGGGCCCGAGTTCACCCGCGAGTTCGAGTCCGTCCTCGTGGACGCCTTCTCTCACGTCGCCAG AGAGGCCGACGAAGGGTGCAAGAAGCCCCTGGAGCGGCTGCTGAGCATCTGGCAAGAGCGCAGCGTTTACGGCGGGGAGTTCATTCACCAGCTGAAGTTGTCGATGGAAGACTCCGGCAGCCCCCCGCCCTCCAAAG ccgcGGACGAGAAGAAGTCCCTGAAGCGGACGTTCCAGCAgatccaggaggaggaagaggacgaggactACCCCGGGAGCTACTCCCCCCAGGACCCCTCCGGCGGTCCCCTCCTG ACGGAGGAGCTGATCAAAGCCCTGCAGGACCTGGAGAATGCCGCCTCCGGCGATGCCACCGTGCGCCAGAAGATCGCCTCGCTGCCCCAGGAGGTGCAGGACGTCTCGCTCCTGGAGAAGATCACAG ACAAGGAGGCGGCCGAGCGTCTGTCGAAGACGGTGGACGAGGCGTGCCTGCTCCTGGCGGAGTATAACGGGCGCCTGGCGGCGGAGCTGGAAGACCGGCGCCAGCTGGCCCGCATGCTGGTCGAGTACACGCAGAACCAGAAGGACGTCCTCGCCGACAAGGAGAAGAAGCTCGAG GAGTACAAGCAGAAGCTGGCCAGGGTCACCCAAGTGCGGAAGGAACTCAAATCCCACATCCAGAGCCTCCCGGACCTCTCGCTCCTCCCCAACGTCACCggcggcctggcccccctgccctcGGCCGGCGACCTCTTCTCCACCGACTag
- the RPRD1B gene encoding regulation of nuclear pre-mRNA domain-containing protein 1B isoform X2 has product MSSFSESALEKKLSELSNSQQSVQTLSLWLIHHRKHAGPIVAVWHRELRKAKSSRKLTFLYLANDVIQNSKRKGPEFTREFESVLVDAFSHVAREADEGCKKPLERLLSIWQERSVYGGEFIHQLKLSMEDSGSPPPSKAADEKKSLKRTFQQIQEEEEDEDYPGSYSPQDPSGGPLLTEELIKALQDLENAASGDATVRQKIASLPQEVQDVSLLEKITDKEAAERLSKTVDEACLLLAEYNGRLAAELEDRRQLARMLVEYTQNQKDVLADKEKKLECLARRRR; this is encoded by the exons ATGTCGTCGTTCTCGGAATCGGCGCTGGAGAAGAAGCTGTCGGAGCTGAGCAACTCTCAGCAGAGCGTGCAGACCCTGTCCCTGTGGCTCATCCACCACCGCAAGCACGCCGGGCCCATCGTCGCCGTCTGGCACCGCGAGCTCCGGAAAG CCAAGTCGAGCCGGAAGCTGACCTTCCTCTACCTGGCCAACGATGTCATCCAGAACAGCAAGCGGAAGGGGCCCGAGTTCACCCGCGAGTTCGAGTCCGTCCTCGTGGACGCCTTCTCTCACGTCGCCAG AGAGGCCGACGAAGGGTGCAAGAAGCCCCTGGAGCGGCTGCTGAGCATCTGGCAAGAGCGCAGCGTTTACGGCGGGGAGTTCATTCACCAGCTGAAGTTGTCGATGGAAGACTCCGGCAGCCCCCCGCCCTCCAAAG ccgcGGACGAGAAGAAGTCCCTGAAGCGGACGTTCCAGCAgatccaggaggaggaagaggacgaggactACCCCGGGAGCTACTCCCCCCAGGACCCCTCCGGCGGTCCCCTCCTG ACGGAGGAGCTGATCAAAGCCCTGCAGGACCTGGAGAATGCCGCCTCCGGCGATGCCACCGTGCGCCAGAAGATCGCCTCGCTGCCCCAGGAGGTGCAGGACGTCTCGCTCCTGGAGAAGATCACAG ACAAGGAGGCGGCCGAGCGTCTGTCGAAGACGGTGGACGAGGCGTGCCTGCTCCTGGCGGAGTATAACGGGCGCCTGGCGGCGGAGCTGGAAGACCGGCGCCAGCTGGCCCGCATGCTGGTCGAGTACACGCAGAACCAGAAGGACGTCCTCGCCGACAAGGAGAAGAAGCTCGAG